One Chitinophaga sp. H8 DNA window includes the following coding sequences:
- a CDS encoding TerD family protein, with protein sequence MAINLQKGQRISLEKNNGAKLQSICVGINWGAIEKKNLFGSKTKEAVDLDGSCALFNEQKQVLDVVYFGNLVSKDNAVKHSGDDLTGDMNGDDGLDNEVITLDFSRLNPSINYVAFVLNSFRGHDFGTIPFASIRIYEGTPSRVAEVFAKYDIAHEANFAGHVSMVMGVFYKRNGEWKFNAIGEPTKDRKLEETIDTVTKNYL encoded by the coding sequence ATGGCTATTAATCTTCAAAAAGGGCAAAGAATATCACTCGAAAAAAATAATGGCGCCAAACTGCAGAGCATTTGTGTAGGCATCAACTGGGGCGCTATTGAGAAGAAAAACCTGTTCGGATCTAAAACAAAAGAAGCAGTGGACCTGGATGGCAGCTGCGCCTTGTTTAACGAACAAAAACAGGTATTGGATGTAGTTTACTTTGGTAATCTCGTGTCCAAAGACAACGCTGTAAAACATAGCGGTGATGATCTGACCGGCGACATGAACGGAGATGACGGACTGGATAATGAAGTAATCACCCTTGATTTTTCCAGACTGAATCCTTCCATAAACTATGTAGCCTTTGTGCTGAACAGCTTCAGAGGGCATGATTTTGGTACGATCCCATTTGCATCTATCCGTATTTATGAAGGTACCCCTTCCAGGGTAGCTGAAGTGTTTGCGAAGTATGACATTGCACATGAAGCGAATTTTGCCGGACATGTATCGATGGTAATGGGCGTGTTTTATAAAAGAAACGGCGAATGGAAATTCAATGCCATTGGGGAGCCTACCAAAGACAGGAAATTGGAGGAAACAATTGATACCGTTACCAAGAATTACTTATAG
- a CDS encoding toxic anion resistance protein yields the protein MEMNTNNTGLTVTSPRLDRDGNVDLTVVTQDEAKKYGEISKGLVPGDVNSILNYGTDVQNSMEKYSNEFLTSVRTFNSGEVGGLINDLLTELNYIDVDELEQGAFKQFLSKIPFLKKIVFDAKKLFQKYDTVVNNVDKITNKIKAGRINSIKDNSSLQTMFDSNVNYIKQMEDLIISGHLKHKELSETLAQMEANPANYNDYEIADLRDFVNRLDKRLADMKIVRFIMMQSLAQIRLVQNNNTSIAEKAQSIVSTTIPVWKNQLTIAVALQRQKANVEMQRKVSETTNTILQRNAELLRQNSIDVARENENTVVSLETLKKTTASLIETLNEVKKIHEQGAENRKVLNGELQNLEAELKKNVTNV from the coding sequence ATGGAAATGAATACTAATAACACCGGGCTTACTGTTACTTCCCCCAGATTAGACAGGGACGGCAACGTAGATTTAACAGTAGTTACACAGGACGAGGCAAAGAAATATGGAGAGATCAGCAAAGGGCTGGTGCCAGGTGATGTTAACTCTATCTTAAATTACGGTACTGATGTCCAGAATTCAATGGAAAAGTACAGTAATGAGTTCCTCACCTCTGTACGTACCTTCAACTCCGGTGAAGTAGGTGGTTTAATCAATGACCTCCTCACCGAATTGAACTACATCGATGTAGATGAGCTTGAGCAAGGTGCTTTTAAACAGTTTTTGTCTAAAATACCATTTCTGAAGAAGATCGTATTTGATGCCAAAAAACTTTTCCAGAAATACGATACGGTAGTTAACAACGTTGACAAGATTACCAATAAAATAAAAGCTGGCAGGATCAATTCCATTAAAGACAATAGTTCACTGCAAACCATGTTTGACAGCAATGTGAATTATATTAAACAAATGGAAGACCTGATCATTTCAGGTCACCTCAAGCACAAGGAACTGAGCGAAACACTTGCTCAGATGGAAGCTAATCCGGCCAACTATAATGATTATGAGATTGCGGATCTGAGAGATTTTGTAAACCGGTTGGATAAACGGCTGGCAGATATGAAGATCGTCCGCTTCATCATGATGCAATCACTGGCACAGATCAGACTGGTACAAAATAATAATACCTCTATTGCAGAAAAAGCACAGTCAATTGTTTCTACTACTATTCCGGTGTGGAAAAACCAGCTGACCATTGCGGTGGCCCTTCAAAGGCAGAAAGCAAATGTGGAAATGCAGCGTAAGGTATCTGAAACTACCAACACCATCTTACAACGTAATGCTGAACTGCTGCGGCAAAACAGTATTGACGTGGCAAGAGAAAATGAAAATACGGTAGTATCGCTTGAAACATTGAAGAAAACTACAGCTTCCTTAATTGAAACATTAAATGAAGTAAAGAAAATTCACGAACAAGGTGCTGAAAACAGGAAAGTGCTGAACGGCGAATTGCAAAACCTGGAAGCTGAATTGAAGAAAAATGTAACTAATGTTTAA